One region of Macadamia integrifolia cultivar HAES 741 chromosome 11, SCU_Mint_v3, whole genome shotgun sequence genomic DNA includes:
- the LOC122093491 gene encoding putative pentatricopeptide repeat-containing protein At1g53330, producing the protein MEKVKMITPFRLSSLLRLEKDPKLAFQLFRNPNPESSKKPFRYSLLSYDLIITKLGRAKMFDEMEEILDQMKEENRFLPKEVIFCNIITFYGRSRLSEQALRTFDRIPSFRCQRTVRSLNSLLSALLNCRKLDKMREIYLDIDQYSSPDACTYNILINAASLNNSLVVAWDLFDEMRRKGIQPNVVTFGTLISALCENSKLDDAFRLKEDMQRAFQVKPNAFVYVSLIKGLCKANELDLAFKLKEEMLVDKTLGLDSAVYTTLISALFQAGRKGEVSGVLEEMREAGCKPDTVTYNAMISGFCVEKDFDSAFGVLDEMKEKGCNPDVISYNIIIAGLGKDGRLREACDLFEDMPRRGCAPDVVSYRIVFDGLCKGMEFKEALSILDEMVFKGFVPRGSSLEKFVDRLCMEGDIDMLVSVLNSLANGNAINVDTWKMVTKTVCKKTELFNSSEIFDMLLPS; encoded by the coding sequence ATGGAGAAGGTGAAGATGATAACCCCATTTCgactctcctctcttcttcgtCTCGAGAAAGATCCGAAATTGGCTTTCCAGTTATTCCGAAACCCTAACCCTGAGAGCTCTAAGAAACCTTTCCGTTACAGCCTCCTATCCTACGATCTCATCATCACCAAGCTCGGCCGCGCCAAAATGTTCGATGAAATGGAGGAAATCCTCGACCAGATGAAGGAGGAGAACCGGTTCCTTCCCAAAGAGGTTATCTTCTGTAACATCATCACCTTCTACGGCCGTTCTCGCTTGTCTGAGCAAGCTCTACGAACCTTCGATCGGATCCCCTCCTTTCGCTGCCAGAGAACTGTGAGGTCGTTGAATTCTCTTCTCAGTGCACTCTTGAACTGTAGGAAACTCGATAAGATGCGAGAAATTTACCTGGATATTGATCAGTACTCTTCTCCGGATGCTTGTACGTATAACATCCTTATTAACGCGGCTTCTCTGAATAATTCCTTGGTTGTTGCATGGGACTTGTTCGACGAAATGCGTAGAAAGGGTATTCAACCAAATGTAGTTACTTTTGGAACTTTGATTTCTGCCCTTTGCGAGAATTCAAAGTTGGATGATGCTTTTAGATTGAAGGAAGATATGCAGAGAGCCTTCCAGGTGAAACCTAATGCCTTCGTTTACGTTTCGTTGATCAAAGGCCTTTGCAAGGCTAATGAGTTGGACTTGGCTTTCAAGCTCAAAGAAGAGATGCTGGTGGACAAGACACTTGGGTTGGATTCTGCTGTTTATACGACTTTGATCAGTGCACTGTTTCAGGCTGGTCGAAAAGGAGAGGTTTCTGGAGTTCTAGAGGAGATGAGAGAGGCCGGATGCAAACCTGATACAGTGACATATAATGCGATGATCTCTGGGTTTTGTGTGGAGAAGGATTTCGATTCAGCCTTTGGTGTGTTAGATGAAATGAAGGAGAAGGGCTGTAATCCAGATGTTATTAGCTATAATATTATTATAGCTGGTCTTGGCAAGGATGGGAGATTGAGGGAAGCGTGTGATTTGTTTGAAGATATGCCAAGGCGAGGTTGTGCTCCTGATGTGGTGTCTTATCGCATAGTTTTTGATGGGCTCTGTAAAGGGATGGAGTTTAAGGAAGCTTTATCAATTCTGGACGAGATGGTGTTCAAAGGGTTTGTCCCTCGTGGTTCCAGTTTAGAGAAGTTTGTAGACAGATTGTGTATGGAAGGTGATATAGATATGTTAGTGTCTGTTTTGAATAGTCTAGCAAATGGAAATGCCATCAATGTTGATACATGGAAGATGGTGACAAAAACTGTCTGCAAGAAGACTGAGTTGTTTAACAGTTCTGAGATTTTTGATATGCTATTACCATCATGA
- the LOC122094376 gene encoding uncharacterized protein LOC122094376 isoform X1 encodes MAKRRAKRKVVKASATQASNSNDDHQKTQIEKQQLALSDHEVECQIAPIRAIRDMETDRLLTRLRLLRSNLSEEQLKTPILQFLKENLPNLSVVRDERNRRFELEWENKDANLSMSHADERNIHPSLLQLMSIAYPDCATEIPNFSGFEHLSNAVKRNFFRVANLQEQAQTQLLQLPDAFPNPEMNAESSSIGMKLKTPRLPKHGEMLVSVHGSPLGVYNEDNMEAIHESEEG; translated from the exons ATGGCGAAAAGAAGAGCTAAGAGAAAAGTTGTTAAAGCATCTGCAACACAAGCCAGCAATTCAAATGATGATCATCAAAAGACACAAATCGAGAAGCAACAACTCGCATTAAGCGATCATGAAG TTGAATGCCAAATTGCTCCTATTAGGGCAATTCGTGATATGGAAACAGATCGTCTTCTAACTAGGTTGCGATTACTTCGATCAAATCTCAGTGAGGAACAGCTGAAAACCCCTATTCTAcaatttctcaaagaaaacTTACCGAACCTGTCAGTGGTAAGAGATGAAAGGAACAGACGATTTGAATTGGAATGGGAGAATAAAGACGCAAATTTGTCCATGAGCCATGCTGACGAAAGGAATATACATCCATCTCTTTTACAATTGATGTCAATAGCTTATCCTGATTGTGCTACTGAAATTCCAAATTTCAGTGGCTTTGAGCACTTAAGTAATGCTG TGAAAAGGAATTTCTTCAGAGTTGCAAACCTGCAG GAACAGGCACAAACTCAGTTGCTTCAATTACCAGATGCCTTCCCTAATCCTGAG ATGAATGCAGAGAGTTCGTCCATTGGCATGAAACTCAAAACTCCAAGGCTCCCAAAGCATGGTGAGATGCTCGTTTCTGTCCATGGCTCCCCCCTTGGAGTTTACAACGAAGATAACATGGAAGCAATACATG AATCAGAAGAAGGTTAA
- the LOC122094376 gene encoding uncharacterized protein LOC122094376 isoform X2, protein MAKRRAKRKVVKASATQASNSNDDHQKTQIEKQQLALSDHEVECQIAPIRAIRDMETDRLLTRLRLLRSNLSEEQLKTPILQFLKENLPNLSVVRDERNRRFELEWENKDANLSMSHADERNIHPSLLQLMSIAYPDCATEIPNFSGFEHLSNAVKRNFFRVANLQAQTQLLQLPDAFPNPEMNAESSSIGMKLKTPRLPKHGEMLVSVHGSPLGVYNEDNMEAIHESEEG, encoded by the exons ATGGCGAAAAGAAGAGCTAAGAGAAAAGTTGTTAAAGCATCTGCAACACAAGCCAGCAATTCAAATGATGATCATCAAAAGACACAAATCGAGAAGCAACAACTCGCATTAAGCGATCATGAAG TTGAATGCCAAATTGCTCCTATTAGGGCAATTCGTGATATGGAAACAGATCGTCTTCTAACTAGGTTGCGATTACTTCGATCAAATCTCAGTGAGGAACAGCTGAAAACCCCTATTCTAcaatttctcaaagaaaacTTACCGAACCTGTCAGTGGTAAGAGATGAAAGGAACAGACGATTTGAATTGGAATGGGAGAATAAAGACGCAAATTTGTCCATGAGCCATGCTGACGAAAGGAATATACATCCATCTCTTTTACAATTGATGTCAATAGCTTATCCTGATTGTGCTACTGAAATTCCAAATTTCAGTGGCTTTGAGCACTTAAGTAATGCTG TGAAAAGGAATTTCTTCAGAGTTGCAAACCTGCAG GCACAAACTCAGTTGCTTCAATTACCAGATGCCTTCCCTAATCCTGAG ATGAATGCAGAGAGTTCGTCCATTGGCATGAAACTCAAAACTCCAAGGCTCCCAAAGCATGGTGAGATGCTCGTTTCTGTCCATGGCTCCCCCCTTGGAGTTTACAACGAAGATAACATGGAAGCAATACATG AATCAGAAGAAGGTTAA
- the LOC122092656 gene encoding uncharacterized protein LOC122092656 isoform X1: MRKFDPWPVFFRREWKRNWPFIVGFAITGTIIIVYTLSLTEEDAKKSPFVQRHKKKKANQIGV, translated from the exons ATGAGGAAATTCGATCCATGGCCTGTGTTTTTCAGGCGAGAGTGGAAACGGAACTGGCCATTTATTGTCGGATTTGCCATCACCGGCACAATCATCATTGTATATACTCTTAGTCTCACAG AGGAGGATGCCAAGAAGTCGCCTTTTGTTCAGAGGCACAAAAAGAAGAA AGCAAACCAAATTGGAGTCTGA
- the LOC122092656 gene encoding uncharacterized protein LOC122092656 isoform X2 produces MRKFDPWPVFFRREWKRNWPFIVGFAITGTIIIVYTLSLTEEDAKKSPFVQRHKKKK; encoded by the exons ATGAGGAAATTCGATCCATGGCCTGTGTTTTTCAGGCGAGAGTGGAAACGGAACTGGCCATTTATTGTCGGATTTGCCATCACCGGCACAATCATCATTGTATATACTCTTAGTCTCACAG AGGAGGATGCCAAGAAGTCGCCTTTTGTTCAGAGGCACAAAAAGAAGAA GTGA